AAATTGTTTACCGAATACCCGAATACCGTTTCTTAGCAACGTTTGAGCGCCAGTGTAACGTCATGTATTGAACGCACCCCAGCCATATGGTAATGGCAGAGCAGTGCAGCAGGCAGCAGTGATCCAAACTGAATCAATCAGCTGTTTGCGTTATGAAAACAAATTTAACAAAAGAATTACGAAATTagtgaattaaataattaataaaatttaaaatttaatttgtcATGTTACGTACGTTAAAGAAATTAAGGACAGTGGGTTTAACTTCAAGGAGTTTGCGATATCAATCAACAAGCGGAAACGCGGGTGGAGATGCCGGCGAGACAGCAAGGAAGCAGAGACTCAAATCAACGCTTTACTATCTAACAGCAGGTGGAGTATTTGTTGTTGGTAGCAGCTACGCCGCCGTTCCACTCTATCGCATGTTTTGCCAGGTGAGTACCTCATCAGCAATACGATAATACATCataactcaaaatttatttatttcctttAGGCCTATAGCTATGGCGGCACAACCGTCGAAGGGCATGATCCTAATAAAGTGGAGACGATGGAAAGAATTGAGGATCGCATATTAAAAATACGTTTcaatgcagatattgcagctTCAATGCGTTGGAATTTCAAACCACAACAATATGAAATCAAAGTTGTGCCAGGTGAAACAGCATTGGCTTTCTATACAGCGCGTAATCCTACTGATAAACCTGTTATAGGCATAAGCACCTACAATGTCCTCCCGTTTGAAGCTGgtgcatattttaataaaatacagtGCTTTTGTTTTGAGGAGCAACAACTTAATCCGCACGAAGAAGTAACTAAATCCTTATCTTAAGAAATGCTTTTATTAATTTATCTTATTTTCATCCCAGGTCGATATGCCAGTATTCTTTTACATAGATCCTGAATTTGTAAAAGACCCAAAATTAGAAAATGTTGATACAATAACATTGTCATATACATTTTTTGAATCAAGGGAAGGCTTAAAGCTCCAAATGCCCAACTATGCAAGGCCACACGTGGCGTGATTGATAATTTACTTAGCTTATTAGGATTAATACTAGTTATAGAATTAAGTTGCCTTGAGTTCTGCCGTTGTAAATAAAACTCACAATTAGGCCAAAAGCATAGTATGAAGTGCTGGTGATCGGTAAACCCCGTTCTAAATACCCGAAACACCCGTCACTCTGGCATAACTTGGATCTGGATACTGTTATAGGTTAACTTCTTTATTATCCAGCATCAACCCCAACATACGGAATTTACGTTCCACTTTTAACGTATACCTCCTTGACACCAACCTACTTTTGTTATTGTAGTAGCTataacgacactccccgaaggttttgaggagtgtaaTGTTGTTCTTGTGTGGAGAAGTGTAAACGATGTCGATGGTTCTTCACCCGCTATAAATCCGGAACGTTCCGGTAAAATGcaatattaaggtactagcccgatcatttCGGGTCGCCTCggttgctaaagaaacaggatgcgCCACGGGAAGTTGAAGCTAACAATTTGGTTCGAGAAGTTATAACCCCTTGAATGAATTTGGTGTTTTAGTCGTCtgctacgacaggcatacctgtcgctGATATATCCTAATCCTCctaaccctgttgaaactgcaagttccattggactccctttagaggatattgtTGAAGATTTGTGAGTGATCGGACCTATTGGGTTGGGCGAAGAACTGCTACAACAGCAGCAACTGTGAGACTTATCCTGTATGTGTCAAAGTGGGCGTATGGTGGCCCCCGACTAGTAACGGAGTGCTTCGTATCTTTTCACGTCACCGAGAACCTTTCCTCCGAGTTTCGGGTATTTGACATTGAGAACGAGGTTCGCTGGGCACTTATCGGCATAGAACTGTTTGTGGATGACTCTAAGGGCATTTTTATAGCCTTTTCGTTCAAACGCCTGAAGTCTTTTGTGCCGAAATTCTCCGTAGTAAGTATTTAACAGAAACTCTCCAGCGTCTAGTCACCTTTATGGGGATTATTCCCATCTTATTGTGTGAATGGTGTTATGGTGGCATAAGAAGTCCCGTGGTAGTTCTGAGCGGTTTGTTTTGACAGACCTGCAGTTTCTTCCAATGTGTTTCTTTTAAGCTGGGCGTTCGTATCGGAGACGCATATCATACAAAAGGCTGGCCAATAACTTAATACCTAGCTATGAGCCCTTCTTTTTGCTGCCGGCGAGGTATCCTCAAGTTTTGTAATTGCGTCTACGTGCTCGCCAAAATGCAGGTCAAAATCGAACGTCACTTATTTTTATGTCAGACAGTTGGTAGTGTAATGCCATCAACGTGAATGTCTAATATGGCCGACATTTGTGACGACAACGTCGTCCAAGTTGCGTCTCACATCATCAGCATCGCCGCAAAAAGCATCAAAGAGGTCAAACTATAAAAAGCAGTAGGACCAAATGGAACAGATATTCCTACTTTGGGTACCCGGCGCACGTTTTCAATTTGTCACTAGAAAATGCAAACAAACAGGAGCTATATCGTCTGACATCTCTTCTGGGGGCAGTAGCGAGGACATTGTAAAACGTTCGCTCTGTTATTTTAACACTAACCTTCAGCTATCCAGTCATGTTTCTTGTTGTTGTACTCCCCGAAGATTTGTGGGGGTAATATCGacgctgatggtcctttgcaggataaACATCCGAtatattccggtaacaagcaccattaaggtacataTGACTACATTGAATCTTCCAGGCCCCTAGTCTTTCCAGTTCCACAGTTTTGCGCAATTTGACACTATCACCGATTAAGTCTGCGACCGCTTTAATCGCGTCGTGGAATCAAAAAAGGCTCAAGTCTCTGGCTGGCGAAACTTgtgaaaaaacaaagaaaacctGCTTACTACTGAGGGCAGCTAGCcgattttgaacatccacgtcaatggcactacgctaccgactgtcttacaccccaaaatcttgggtgtgacgttcgatcaggatctacattttggagagcatgcagccaAAATTGTACCGAAaacccagagccgtaataaaatcctcaaatcccttgcttgcagtacttggggaaaatataaagaaacgctcattaccacttacaaagcaattggccagccgcgttcttgctacgcgtccccgatatggtcgcgaagcctaaagactactcactggaagaagctgcaggcctgccaaaataccgccctcagaaccgccacgggctgccttcttacgtctccagaacaccatctacataatgaagcgagaatacccctcattagggagagaaatgaaatgctaaccaaatagtttctgttgaatacccagaaacctggacatcccaacaaaAATCGGATTGATGAGcatacaccgcccaggggcttaaggagtcatctccgtaagcattatgaggaaatagggcacctgagaactcagtcgTACGaatcaaaaaaacacaaacaggtcctcagtgaactccacaaacagacggcggacctttatgccgggaattgcccggtgaatgcagtacttaaagaaaagtatccaaaactcgcggaagaggagcgcatactccccagggaaacgcgtgtcactcttgctcaacttcgttctggatactgtagcaggttaaactcttacttatccacaatcaaccccgacatacaaaatgtatgccccgcttgcaatgagTCCTTCATGACgcaaaccatctctttaactgtattgtgcaaccaacgcctctaaaacccctgTCAttttggtccacccctgttgttCCATGGaacgttagaggacattgatgacaatatgtgatgttgttgttgtaatttcaaatttttggtgtTAACATATTTATAACAGAGCTCTTATATTTACATAGGCAATAATGTTAAAGTTTCTCGCCGTGTGGCAGCACTGCGTTTTCGAACTGTCAAAGTTATCATTCGGTGTTTGCAACAACAATTTCACAGTGCTTGGATTTGTTTACGATAAGAAACGTCATGTTTTTCTGTATCTGTATGCTATTTCAGATTGGTGTCACTTGCTCACTTGCTGCTTGCTGGAAGTAAATTAAAGCCACAGCGCCGCCGAGTAATTAAACACGTATATTAAAATAGATTATAAACGAAAATTCTCATATTTCGCCTCAGAACGTCCGGTACTGTTGTGAGTGAACATACGCATATGGAATAAAGTCTTAGTAGTTCTTTAAATAAATCGCAGTAAAACCTGATTGCGATAAAAGAGAAGATGCGCAAACTTGCAATTTATGGTCTACTATTTGGGCTGTGCGCCTATTACTGTAGTGCTGTTGCGCCACCGGAAACCACAAAGTCGTCGTCAGTACCAAGTCTCGATGAGCTGCATGCAATGTTGCCGGTGGATTTGGAGGATGAACCACCCACCGTTGTAATAGCGCTTCTGGTTAGAAACAAAGCACATATTCTACCATTATTTCTTACTTATTTGGAGCACCTTAACTATCCAAAACAACAAATTGCCCTATGGTAAGTATACTTAGATGAATGTAATACCCGTGCTATGTATGCTTTTTGTATGTATACTATTTTTGAGTTATCGCACTTCCTAGTTGCCGGTTGATAAGCCACTGTTGTTTTCCATTTATAGGATACGTTCAGATCACAATACAGACGCAAGCACAGAAATTCTACAGCTATGGCTTAATCACACTGCCGACTTGTATCATAGCGTTGATTTCGAATATGACGACAGCGTGCAACGTCATCAAAATGAAAGTACATCGAATGATTGGCCTGCTGAACGTTTTCATCATCTCATAAGCTTGAAAGAAATAGCGCTAGTATACGCTAAGCAGATTTGGGCTGACTACTTATTTGTAATTATAAATACTTACATGCGCCatgtaaataaaataacatatgTTTCTCCTCCCATAGTTCCTAGATGCTGATGTTTTACTTACACATCCTGATACGCTAACACATCTGACCAGTCTTCACTTACCAATTGTTGCGCCAATGTTACTCTCCGAAGGCCTCTATTCGAATTTTTGGTGTGGTATGACAGGCGATTATTATTACCAGCGTACAGATGAATATAAGGAAATCTATAATGTGAACAAAGAGGGTGTTTTTCCTGTACCCATGGTTCATACCGCGGTACTGATAAGAATGAAGTATCAGGGTGCGCGTTATCTGACATTTGATCGCGAGCGTCTGatagaacaacaacaaaatgagGTTGAGTGGTTTGAACATGAGGACATAAAAGCATGTCGCCCCTACGATGGACCAGTTGATGATATTATTGTTTTTGCTGTATCTGCAAATTGTTCGCGTATTCCATTGTTTGTTAGCAATAAACTGCCttatggctatctaatgcaaccATTGGAACCAAACGATGGCATAGAggaagatttgcagcaaattgtGAATTTACGTGCAAATATTGTACATGATCAAGATGAAGTTGCGCCGTTGAATGAGTACTTTGAGCAGTACATTCGCTACCCAAATAAGTAAGTATGATTTAAAGTTAATTTCTAAACCCAGTTCGAAGTTCAGCACTGAACCGCAGGTTTGCCTGGACTTCATGAGTGATTGCATCTATTGGGTGCGGCGAACACTGTTAATACAAGGAACTTATTAAATAACATTTGACTATGAATTATAATGTAGTGCTTTCGAAGTTAGTAGGCCTCGCACAAATTAGTTTTTCAAGTCTCACTAAAATGCATTCCGGAGACCGTTAGCGTTTTAAATATCGTATGTAGTTACTAGCCAGTCAAAATCTTTGTTCAAACCACTTACGGCTTAATgggaaatataaaacaaattgaaaatgaGATTAGCAATTTGttgttaaatgtatatatttttttaaatacattctAGGACTAAGCTTACACTGGACCATATTTACATGATTAATCTGGAACGTCGTCCAGAGCGCCGTACCAAAATGGAAAAGTTGTTTCACGAAATCGGTCTAGATGTTGAATATTTTCCCGCTGTTGATGGAAAGTAAATGGAAAAAAGATTAATTGAATTGTTAGTGTTAACCACATTAACTGAAATATACTCTAATTTCAGAAATTTAAACACGGAAGTACTACAACAGTTGGGTGTTAAATTCCTACCTGGTTATGAAGATCCTTATCACGGCCGTCAAATGACAATGGGTGAAGTAGGCTGTTTTCTGAGTCATTATCGTATTTGGGAAAAAATCGTTGAACGTCAACAAAATGAAGTACTGGTGCTAGAGGATGACGTGCGTTTCCAGCCCTACTTCAAAGATAGTGCCATCCGTGTGCTTTCTCAAATACGCAGCGTTGTGGAATATGATTTGCTGTTAGTGTAATATATCTCTCTATCTTTCCAAcacattttcatactttttcattTATATTCAGTTACTTTGGTCGCAAGCGCTTGAAGGAGGAGAAGGAACCTTGGGTACAAGGTGCCGAAAATCTTGTACACGCTGGTTATTCTTACTGGACATTAGGCTATGTCATAACACTACAAGGTGCACGCAAACTAATTGCCGCCAAACCATTGGAAAAAATGTTGCCTGTTGATGAATTTTTACCCATAATGTTTAACCGTCATCCAAATGAAACTTGGAGTTCATACTTTCCCAAGCGTGATTTATTAGCATTTAGTGCTGCACCCTTAATAATTTTTCCAACACATTACACAGGTGAAATGGGTTATATTTCAGATACCGAAGACTCCGAGGTTACATCATATACCAATAGTGATGGTAATGCTCAGTTAAAGAGCGATCGTGAATTGGAGTTTCCAGTAGCTTTCGAATCGCAAGCAGCTGTAAAACCATCAGAAGATCAAA
The Eurosta solidaginis isolate ZX-2024a chromosome 5, ASM4086904v1, whole genome shotgun sequence DNA segment above includes these coding regions:
- the Cox11 gene encoding cytochrome c oxidase assembly protein COX11, mitochondrial; the encoded protein is MLRTLKKLRTVGLTSRSLRYQSTSGNAGGDAGETARKQRLKSTLYYLTAGGVFVVGSSYAAVPLYRMFCQAYSYGGTTVEGHDPNKVETMERIEDRILKIRFNADIAASMRWNFKPQQYEIKVVPGETALAFYTARNPTDKPVIGISTYNVLPFEAGAYFNKIQCFCFEEQQLNPHEEVDMPVFFYIDPEFVKDPKLENVDTITLSYTFFESREGLKLQMPNYARPHVA
- the LOC137233706 gene encoding glycosyltransferase 25 family member; translation: MRKLAIYGLLFGLCAYYCSAVAPPETTKSSSVPSLDELHAMLPVDLEDEPPTVVIALLVRNKAHILPLFLTYLEHLNYPKQQIALWIRSDHNTDASTEILQLWLNHTADLYHSVDFEYDDSVQRHQNESTSNDWPAERFHHLISLKEIALVYAKQIWADYLFFLDADVLLTHPDTLTHLTSLHLPIVAPMLLSEGLYSNFWCGMTGDYYYQRTDEYKEIYNVNKEGVFPVPMVHTAVLIRMKYQGARYLTFDRERLIEQQQNEVEWFEHEDIKACRPYDGPVDDIIVFAVSANCSRIPLFVSNKLPYGYLMQPLEPNDGIEEDLQQIVNLRANIVHDQDEVAPLNEYFEQYIRYPNKTKLTLDHIYMINLERRPERRTKMEKLFHEIGLDVEYFPAVDGKNLNTEVLQQLGVKFLPGYEDPYHGRQMTMGEVGCFLSHYRIWEKIVERQQNEVLVLEDDVRFQPYFKDSAIRVLSQIRSVVEYDLLYFGRKRLKEEKEPWVQGAENLVHAGYSYWTLGYVITLQGARKLIAAKPLEKMLPVDEFLPIMFNRHPNETWSSYFPKRDLLAFSAAPLIIFPTHYTGEMGYISDTEDSEVTSYTNSDGNAQLKSDRELEFPVAFESQAAVKPSEDQILMDLTDNSDSGQFHQDLFLSKSHEDL